The Priestia koreensis genomic interval AGCTCTAATTCAATTAAAGAATGCGACAAGTCTTCATCAGATGCGTGATAAAAAGCTAAAGCAAGACTTCTTTCCCCATCACGTCCTGCACGACCAATTTCTTGAAGATAGGATTCTAACTGCGTAGGAAGATGAAAATGAATAACAAAGCGAATGTCACTTTTATTAATTCCCATCCCAAACGCACTCGTGCAGCAAATAACATCTAGCTGATCATTAACAAACTGCTGCTGAACAAGCAGACGCTGATCATGTTCCATTCCACCGTGATAGAAAGCGACGCGCTCCGTGCCATGATCTTTCAGCAACATGGCTAATGATTCTGTCCATGTTCGACTCGAGCAATAAATAATGCCAGGCTTTTGAAGCTTTTTCACCGTTTCAAGAACCCGCAGCTTCTTTTGTTCAATATCTTCTACCTGTTCGACGTAAAGCGCAATGTTCGGACGATCAATGGAATAGGTTAAAATCCGCGGGTGCTCTAGATAGAGCTGTGTCTGAATGTCATGAAGAACTTCTTTCGTTGCTGTAGCTGTCAGCGCCAAGCAGGTCGGTTCTCCAAGCTTCTTCCACACGTCACCAAGGCTCGAATAGTCCATTCGAAAATCATGTCCCCATTGCGAAATACAATGGGCCTCGTCCACGACAAACAAACGTAGCTTTGCACGCTTTAGTGACTGAATGAAAGCCGGTGCTTGTAAAATTTCCGGCGAAGCATAAATATAACGATAAACAGAAAGATCTCGGAGTGCCTGTCGTCGCTCTTCTTCAGATAAAAAGCTGTTAAACGCGATCACGCGCTTTTCTCCTCTGGCCTTTAGCTGCTGCACCTGATCTTCCATTAAAGATAAAAGCGGGGAAACAATCAAGATCGGCCCTCCGATGATATATGCTGGAAGCTGATAACACAGCGACTTTCCTGTTCCGGTTGGTAAGGTAGCAATAACATGCTCTCCTTTTACCACTTCCTCAATCACTTCTTTTTGTCCTTCACGAAAAGCTCGGTAACCAAAGTGCTCGAAAAGAACGGCTTCTAAATCCACTCTGACATCATCCCCCTTTCACCGAATCCTGTGTGACGTTCCCTTTGACTATGACGATAACTTTGCCAATATTAATCGTATTTGGAAATATGACACCTCATATGAAGTGGTCTCTTTAATTTCTTTTAACTTATTTGTTTGTAGCCGCTCTGTAATCTCTTTAATTTCTTCTACGAGCTCTGTCTTTACATATGGATCAATGGAGAAATCAGGTATAAACAAAGCCAACTCAACGAGATGATCTTCAATTGTGCTCGGCTTCAATCTTCGAATTCGAGAAATGGTCTGAAGATCATGTCCTTTTTTCAACAGCTCATAAGTTTGCATCGTCGAGGTAGTTAGCGGTATGGTAGCCTGATCAACGAGCAGATGGAGCACGGTCAGCTCATTCCGATGATCCGCTATGTACTTTAACATGTGGTGAACAACCGACAAATGTAGAAGATGAACGCGGTGAACACTTATGTCATGCTGTTCAGCTATTTGTAGTTTTGTAAAAGCAATCCGTTTGTGACCCGTCAAATGTTTTACAAATATGTCTGCCTCTTCCTGTGAACAGGTGGACAAAACCATCGTTAATTCCTCATACAAATGACTTGCCCACTGCTCTCTCGTAAGCGGCACGGAAGTCAAAAAGCGCTTCATCCATGATAGCACTGATGCATCGTTAATCAGGGGAATAAAATGGCTTTCTTTATATTGAAGATTTGACATCGTTTGGACAAGCAACAGCAGTCGCTGATAAAATGGCCGACTTACGTTTGCATACGTCCAGCCGTTTAAGGCC includes:
- a CDS encoding RecQ family ATP-dependent DNA helicase, producing the protein MDLEAVLFEHFGYRAFREGQKEVIEEVVKGEHVIATLPTGTGKSLCYQLPAYIIGGPILIVSPLLSLMEDQVQQLKARGEKRVIAFNSFLSEEERRQALRDLSVYRYIYASPEILQAPAFIQSLKRAKLRLFVVDEAHCISQWGHDFRMDYSSLGDVWKKLGEPTCLALTATATKEVLHDIQTQLYLEHPRILTYSIDRPNIALYVEQVEDIEQKKLRVLETVKKLQKPGIIYCSSRTWTESLAMLLKDHGTERVAFYHGGMEHDQRLLVQQQFVNDQLDVICCTSAFGMGINKSDIRFVIHFHLPTQLESYLQEIGRAGRDGERSLALAFYHASDEDLSHSLIELELPSISIIEEVLRYLHMHTRNENGLISLKEFEQNVAVYLHVNETHWRFIKHHLQTHGIIRESWIHPAMPLNDVHQYLIDVVQKRVEAKYRKLHVMKQFVHSSICRREQLLHYYEESLVQRPDACCDRCGLNLHDYEGTSRSVRLEFTDWKSELARLLKQSE
- a CDS encoding helix-turn-helix domain-containing protein — protein: MNDLAFIILYCVHKLKEERTIFGAYHLLAGKKSSQTIQDGQLYGLSHLFRAFSYLDKKTFSVYVQQLEKEACIEEIADGKYRLTPQGLKELQHYLQETPIPPALNGWTYANVSRPFYQRLLLLVQTMSNLQYKESHFIPLINDASVLSWMKRFLTSVPLTREQWASHLYEELTMVLSTCSQEEADIFVKHLTGHKRIAFTKLQIAEQHDISVHRVHLLHLSVVHHMLKYIADHRNELTVLHLLVDQATIPLTTSTMQTYELLKKGHDLQTISRIRRLKPSTIEDHLVELALFIPDFSIDPYVKTELVEEIKEITERLQTNKLKEIKETTSYEVSYFQIRLILAKLSS